In the Rhododendron vialii isolate Sample 1 chromosome 2a, ASM3025357v1 genome, AAATCACTTCCCGCCACTTGGCTATCGGAGAATTCGCCTGGCCCCACTGCTGACATGGGATCCAGGTTGAAGCCCTCCATATCATAGCCCCTTATAATGTCCACATAGTAACAATCATCCACAAGGGAAGTGAAGCCATGACGTGGACTTGTTGCTTGGTCTGAAATTTCTGGCATCTCTGTTATTCCCATGGATGCTGAGAAGCAAATTTCAGGCTTTTCATTGGCTTGATTGACGCACTTCATTTCGCCGGGTGGTACCGAAGAAATTGTTGAGTTTTGAGTTCCCATGGTTGGAGGAATAGATGAAGATGATAGCGACAACGATGAAGTCTGCTCCATCTGCTCAACTAACCTTGGCATCCAAAAGCACCGAATCGCTTCCAGGAACCTCTTGCTGTTAGACTCGATTTTAAGGTGGCGTGCTTGTTTCTGCACCCTCGTTCTCCAATAGTTCTTGATCTCGTTGTCGGTTCTTCCAGGGAGATGTTGTGCAATTTTTGACCACCTATTACCGCAAAATTCAGGAGTATCATGTTGGTTAGGCTATGTTTGAATCCTGAATTTGCTGAGATTTATAGAGGAAGAAattcatgaattatttttttctgcCACAAATTTCTGCACAAATTCATGATTCAAACATCGATCGTCCAAGTCAGCATACAAACCATACTCTTATATGTGACCCTAAGGTCGCTACGACATACGTTCAATCAAATTAGATTGCAACATGACTAGGGATTAGAACTGACCTGTTACCCCACTTGAAATGGAGTTCAAGAATCAAGATTTGTTCCTGAGGGGTGAGGTTTCCGCGCTTGATGTCAGGTTTCAAATAATTTAGCCATCTCAATCTACAACTTTTTCCGGTTCTCTTCAACCCTGGAAAGTAAGGAAATGATGAAAAACAGAGCAAAAGAGTGGTAATTAATCAACCAAATGCCTGTCATAGAGGTCACCTGTACCCAAAAGTATCTACCTCGGTTCCCTGCAATGTCAGCCGCATGATTGTACAAAAGACTCTTCTCAGAAAGAGACTATTGTACAAGCCCACCGTTGAAATTGCACGGGAACAGAAGTACATGCAGTCATGCACTTTTTTCGGTATAGAAGATTTGATCTCTTAACTGTTAGTAGTGTTATTACCTGCAAACTTGGCTAACAAATTCCACCTGCTTTCACCATGACAAGCAATGCAATGGATGAGAAGAGTGTCTTCCTCAAGAGTCCATGGCCCTCTTCTCATCTCTGATTGTTCTTCACTATCGTTCCTTGCACTTTGATTCGCAGATTGCATAGCtgttttcagagagagagaggagattttTATGGTACGGGGTTACTGGTTGTTGAAGCCAAAGCAGTGAATGAATCTTAAGGCAACCAAagatttgttgggttttgcccatgTGGTGTTAATGCTTTTGGAAAAGGGAATTTATTTGGCTGTATGGGAAATTGTTTGGTGGAATTAATTGGCTTTGGGTGGTGCATTTCTACAAGTTCCATAGAGCATTTGTTGTGCTGGCTCTAGAGGCTTCTCGGCAGTGGAAGAGTTTTTCATGCCTTTGTCAATGTTGTGTATTTGTAGTGGTGTTGTGCCGTGAATTGAGTAGGAAaaacgggagagagagagagagagagagagagagagagagagagagagagagagagagagagagagagagagagagagagagagagagagcaaaattgTGTGAGAATATTATTGGTGAGTATGGGAGAGATAAAAATACCGAGAGCTTGGGAGGTAGAGTAGGGTATTTTGTATCTCATTGTACTCATTCAATTTTAGTGGAAGTTGTTCTCtctccgtggatgtacccgagtttggggaaccacgtaatcttGTGTCTCTTTTGTGCGTGATTGTTTTTCGTTACGCTTCCGTTGCGCGGGTGATCGGGTATTTTacccaacagtggtatcagagttaCGGTATGGCAGGAAAAAGCACCAAGTTCGCGGTTGAGCTTTTCAATGGGCACAATGATTTTGCTCTTTGGCAACAAAGGGTGAGGAATATTTTGGTGAGAGAAGATTTGGTGAAAGCACTCAAGCCGAAATTCGAAAAGCCGGAAGAAATGAAGGAAGATAAATGGGAGGAGATGAGAGAGCTTGCTAATAGCACCATCCAATTGTATCTCGGGAATAGCGCTCTCCGAGTAGTCATCAATGAAACGGATCCGACGGAACTTTGGGCGAAGTTGGAGAGTAGGTACAAGTCCAAATCTTTGACGAATGG is a window encoding:
- the LOC131315308 gene encoding transcription factor MYB62-like, producing the protein MQSANQSARNDSEEQSEMRRGPWTLEEDTLLIHCIACHGESRWNLLAKFAGLKRTGKSCRLRWLNYLKPDIKRGNLTPQEQILILELHFKWGNRWSKIAQHLPGRTDNEIKNYWRTRVQKQARHLKIESNSKRFLEAIRCFWMPRLVEQMEQTSSLSLSSSSIPPTMGTQNSTISSVPPGEMKCVNQANEKPEICFSASMGITEMPEISDQATSPRHGFTSLVDDCYYVDIIRGYDMEGFNLDPMSAVGPGEFSDSQVAGSDLISDDMAGALWNMGELWQFRKP